Proteins from a single region of Enoplosus armatus isolate fEnoArm2 chromosome 6, fEnoArm2.hap1, whole genome shotgun sequence:
- the c2cd4a gene encoding C2 calcium-dependent domain-containing protein 4A, whose translation MWVVEKIRVSVERSNLPIPSAELSFKLGDIMFGEKGDKPKRISLCPNVITPDNIPEFCIPPTIPSLQEMKNTEQSRAARVIKVSPCEKASPEIEVTCHEPINTHIIQVESVDESPYDGCSDEETTNADPQSQAALSLPHLAKAQTCYGFCTLLESPHTRRKESLFHSDPGSSPLLLPRSRSSMCSKVSPSTSPFSSPSSLSLNTLTSRLSPRGYTLNWQATLDSDTTSSTESSPFSSPLLTRCPAKSSLFKALSHELLLSRNMRKAMVSRNNSLSTDEGSSTDNSPNVMRRASEGLVEGLPNSYSLAPPTIFPMDLTLHRERVMKERMVPIGKDGSLRLSAEYCPDNQRLRVRLISAEGLYPLSVDPKIINCSISLSLVPGKIQKQRSTVIRKSRNPIFNEDFFFDSISEEDLSQRSLRFKVVNKMSTLKRDYLLGDCDLPLSSIVTI comes from the coding sequence ATGTGGGTGGTGGAGAAGATCCGTGTGTCAGTGGAGAGATCTAACCTGCCTATCCCATCAGCAGAACTCAGCTTTAAACTCGGTGACATCATGTTTGGAGAAAAAGGTGACAAACCCAAAAGGATTTCCCTCTGTCCTAATGTCATCACCCCCGACAACATCCCAGAGTTCTGCATCCCCCCAACAATCCCATCCCTGCAGGAGATGAAGAATACGGAGCAGAGCCGAGCTGCTCGCGTTATCAAGGTGTCTCCCTGTGAGAAGGCTAGCCCAGAAATAGAGGTGACATGCCATGAgcccatcaacacacacattatccaGGTGGAGAGTGTGGATGAGAGCCCCTACGATGGCTGCAGTGATGAGGAGACCACCAATGCAGATCCCCAGAGCCAGGCTGCCTTGTCCCTTCCCCACCTGGCCAAAGCTCAGACCTGCTACGGCTTTTGCACCTTACTGGAGAGCCCCCACACCAGGAGGAAGGAGTCGCTCTTCCACTCTGATCCTGGCTCTTctccgctgctgctgcccagGAGTCGATCCAGCATGTGCTCCAAAGTCTCCCCCTCCACCTcgcccttctcctctccttcctcactcAGCCTTAACACCCTGACCTCCAGGCTTTCCCCGAGAGGATACACCCTGAACTGGCAGGCCACTCTGGACAGCGATACGACTTCCTCTACTGAATCCTCTCCTTTCAGCTCGCCGCTGCTGACCAGGTGCCCTGCCAAGTCTTCCCTCTTCAAAGCACTGAGCCATGAACTGCTGTTGTCAAGGAACATGAGGAAGGCAATGGTGTCCAGAAACAATTCCCTGTCCACAGATGAAGGCAGCTCCACAGACAATAGCCCCAATGTCATGAGGAGGGCATCAGAGGGGTTAGTTGAAGGCCTGCCCAACAGCTACAGCCTGGCGCCGCCCACCATCTTCCCCATGGATTTGActctgcacagagagagagtaatgAAGGAAAGAATGGTACCCATAGGGAAAGATGGCAGCCTGAGACTCTCAGCAGAGTACTGCCCGGATAACCAAAGACTACGGGTTCGACTGATCAGTGCTGAGGGCCTCTATCCCCTCTCTGTGGACCCCAAGATTATCAACTGCAGCATTAGCCTCTCTCTGGTTCCTGGAAAAATCCAGAAGCAACGCAGCACAGTCATCAGAAAGAGCCGTAATCCAATCTTCAATGAGGATTTCTTCTTTGATAGTATCTCAGAGGAAGACCTCAGCCAGCGGTCCCTTCGCTTTAAAGTAGTGAACAAAATGTCCACCCTGAAAAGGGACTATCTCCTGGGCGACTGTGATTTGCCTCTCTCTAGCATTGTGACAATATAA